The genomic region ACGAAAAAATGATGAAAGGTTAGGAGGAATGGAGATGGAGAAAAAAGGTGGATTTATGGAATGGCTTGATAAAAGGCTTGCAATAAACGCCTTGTGGCGTGTTTTAATGTCAGAGTACTACCTACCTAAAAATATAAACTGGCTGTGGAGTTCAGGAGTACTAACAATTCTTGTATTTGTAATACTTGTTGTTTCCGGAATTTTCGTTCTCATGTACTACAAACCTGATGCTAAACTCGCTTTTGATAGCGTAAATAAAACCATAATGATGGATGTAGCTTACGGTTGGGTTTTCAGACATACTCATGCTGTAGCAGCATCTATAATGTTCCTTGTTTTATTTGTCCATATGGGTAGAGGGATATATTACGGCTCTTATAAAGCGCCAAGAGAAGTCCTGTGGGTAACAGGATTTATTCTGTTTGTTTTAATGGCAGCTACAGCTTTCACAGGTTATCTTCTTCCATGGGGACAGATGTCATACTGGGCTGCACAAACAATTACAACACTTTTCTCAAAAATACCTTTCATTGGACCTGACCTTGTTATATGGATCAGAGGTAACTACATCGTTGAAGATGCTACACTAACAAGATTTTTTGCACTTCATGTAACACTCCTTCCGGCACTTATTCTTGTATTTACAGCTGTTCATCTATATGCTCTTAGAATAGTAGGTTCAAATAATGAAGACGGAATACCAATGACAAAAGAAGAGAAGAAAGAAAAAGGAATTCCTTTCTGGCCTGTATTTATGTCTAAAGAGTATTTTGTTATGTCTTTATTCTTACTTTTCTTCTTCTATCTTGTATTCTTTAATTACAACTTTGCTATGGATCCAATTAACTTCCAACCTGCAGATTACTTACAAACACCACCACACATTTACCCAGAATGGTATTTTCTTGCATTTTATGAGGTACTGAGAGGATTCTTCTTTAGTCAGAACTTGGGTCTTATAGCATTCGTTCTCTCAATGTTTATACCTTTATTCCTACCATGGCTTGACAGATCACCATATCCATATGTAAGTGGTAAACACAGACCTATGTTTAAAGTACTGTGGTGGATATTTGTTGCTGACTTTATCGCTCTTACAGTTCTGGGTAAACTACCACCTACAGGTTTATTTGCATGGATGGGATTCGTTACATCAATCATTTACTTTATATTTTTCTTAGCACTCCCAATAATTTCTGCCATAGAGAAAAAGAAGGCAGTTAGTGGAGGTGGGCAATAATGAAAGAGTTTAAGATATTTTTAGTCATAGCAGTGATAGTTGGAATTACCTACTGGGGGATAGAACCTCTTGCTCATAGTATAATGCACAAGCATATAGAGGAAGCTATTCATAAATATAATCTTCCTGATTATGAATTTTCTGATCTTGGTGGAACTCCTCCATTAGACGGTGATGCAGCAAAAGGTAAAGAAGCATTCAAGATGTTCTGTACATCATGTCATGGTCTAAAGGCAGATGGAATCAATCCTCCTATGGATCCAAAAACAGCAGCAGCATCCTTTGGAGTTGTTCCTCCAGATCTTTCAAATGTTGCTTCTTACACCAGTGAAAAATTCCTGTACCACTTTATAAAAGATCCAGCAAAAGCTTCAGAATTTAAAAAGATAGCTATGCCTCCTATGGGTTTAAACGATGAACAGATAGCTGATATAATCGCATATCTCAAATCAACAGCAAAAAAAGTAGAAGGTGCTGAACTTCTTAAAGAAGCATGTGGAAGATGTCACGGGGCAAAATACCAGAAAATATATGCACAGACACCTCCTGAAAACCTGAAAAAATACCTCGGTAAAGTTCCTCCAGATCTTTCTATTATAATGAAGGCAAAAGGTGAACATTACCTCGTTGCATTTATAAACAGACCTCAGGCTCTCCTTCCGGGGACATCTATGCCAAGAGTAGGTCTTAACAAAGAGGCAACAGAGGAATTGATGAAATACCTCGATGAAATATCAGATCCTCACAAAGAACAAAGGCAGAAAGTTGGAATCATCGTACTCGCATACATGCTGGTTATGGTTGGACTGACTTACGCATGGAAGAAAAAAATCTGGAAAAATATTCATTAATCTAAAAGGGGCTTAAAGCCCCTTTCTTTATTGAATAATTATCTTTCTTCCTCTTTAGCCATTTTGTCTGGTTTTACGCAGTGAGCATCAAGCTATTATACTGTGTTCAGAAAATAAGCAGACAACTTCTGTTATTCTGAAAAGCCACAATGAAATCCAAATAAAGTACAGGATGTAGGAACCAAAAATAGCTACGAGGCAGAGATCAAATTTATTGGTATTGGATTATCATGTAGCCTTTGCTGTTTTTTCCCCCGATGTTTTCTTTCCTCTTATGTATCTTTCCAAATCTACAACAAGAGGAGAAGCTACATATATAGAAGAGTATGTCCCGAAAATGATACCTATAAGTAAAGCAAGAGAAAATCCTTTTAGAGACTCTCCTCCAAACAGATAAAGAGCCAGAACAGAAAAAAGTGTAGTTCCAGAAGTTATAATTGTTCTTGAGAGGTTTTCATTTATACTCTGGTTCACAAGCTGTAAAAGATTTTTCTTTCCTCTGAGCTTTATATTTTCTCTTATTCTATCAAATATAATAATAGTATCGTTTAGTGAGTATCCCAAAACAGTTAGTATAGCAGCTATTACGGAAAGATTTACCTCTTCTCCAATAAGAGAAAAAATCCCAAGTGTTATAATCGCATCGTGAAATAACGGGATAACAGCCCCTATCGCAAAAACAGGCTCAAATCTATAGCCTACATAAAGTAAAATAGCTATCAAAACAGCAACAATAGAGTATACACTTGCCTTCCTTAACTCCTCTCCTACAACTGCACCTATATAATCTATTTTCCTTATCTCAAACTTATCTCCAAATTTTTCTTTTAGGGCTTTCTTTACTTTCTGGACTATCTCTGAAGATTTTCCCTTTTTCAGAGAAACTCTTATCTCATACTCTACACCCTCTGTGCCTATAGCTTGGATTAGAGAGTCTTCAAGTTTAACAGTTCTCAAAGCGGCTCTCAGCTCAGCTATATCTACCTTATCAATAAACCTGATCTGAATAGATGTCCCACCGGTAAAATCAAGTCCCAGATTAAATCCTTTTGTAAATATGATAATTAAACTTGCTATCACTAATACTGTAGATAGTATATATCCCTGTTTTTTTATTCTTAAAAAATCTATATTAGGTGGAGTTTCAAGAAAATTTCTCATCTAATTCCCCTCAAAAAGCATATTTAAGTGATTTTTTACCGCCTAAAACAATATCCAAGAAAACTTTTGTCACAAATAACGCTGTAAATATAGATGTTACAGTACCGATAGAAAGTGTAGCAGCAAAACCTTTAAGGGGTCCAGTACCAAACTGGAAAAGAACAAATGCAGCAATCAGAGTTGTTATCTGTGCATCTAAAATCGCATCCCATGCCCTCTTAAACCCTTCCTCAAGGGCAACTCTAAGAGTTCTTCCCCTTTTAAGCTCTTCTTTAATTCTCTCAAATATGATCACATTTGCATCGACAGCCATACCGATATTAAGAATAATACCGGCAATACCGGGAAGTGTAAGAGTTACATCTAAGAACACCATGGCTGCCCACAGAAGCAGTCCGTTAAATAAAAGAGCTATAACAGATATAAAACCAGATATAGCATATCTCCATATCATAAAAAGTCCAACTAAAATGAGGGCAAATATACCTGCCTTAAGGGTTTTTTCTATAGAGTCCTTACCGAGAGTAGGACCTATTACTCTTTCTTCTAATATCTTTACAGGGGCAGGTAAAGCTCCGGCTCTGAGAACAACTGCAAGATCTGCAGCTTCTTCAGGGGTAAAATCTCCAGTTATCTGTCCTGATTTTGATATTCTTGATCTTACAACTGGAGCAGAAACTACTTTGTTATCTAAAACTATTGCTATTCTTTTTCCTATCATTTTTGCCGTTGCTTCACCAAATTTCTCAGCACCTTCATCAGTTAGCTCAAAGTTTACAGCTGGTTTTCCCCTTGAATCTACAGAAGCCCTTGCATCCTTAAGTTCAGAACCGGTTACTATAGGTGTATCTTTCACTAAAAACCACTCTTTAACTGTCTGACCGTTTATCTTCTCGGGAACACCTTCTATTATCCTCGTTCCCGGAGGGATTTCCGGATATCTCTTTAAAAGCTCTTCCTTAGAAAATGCAGAATCTACAACCTCAAGAAGTTCAAGCTGTGCCGTCCTACCGATAATAGCCTTTGCCCTTTCAGGATCAACAACCCCCGGTATCTCAACCAAAATTCTCCTTTCTCCCAGCTTTGAAACATTGGCATTCAGTTTACCGAACTCATCTATCCTGTTTCTTATAGTTTCAACAGCCTGCTGTACTGTTAATTTTTTTATTCTGTTTAACTCCCACTGAGAAAAAGAAACCTTTATCATTCCATCTGATGTATCAATATCTACCTGAGGGAAACTATCTTTTATTATTTTGTAGGCTTTGTCTATATGTGTAGGATCTAAAAGAGATATGAGAATCTTATCCTGATCTACCTTTACACTGAGAACATCTATATGATTTTCTTTTAACTTTTTCTTTATGTCCTGTGCAAGCTGTTTATACTGGGTTTTAATTACGTGTTCTACATCTACTTCAAGGATAATACTCATTCCTCCTTGAAGGTCAAGTCCCAATTTAACAGGTTTAGAGAGAACTATGTAAATGGCAGCTACAGTAATGGCAAAGATTACTATCAGTTTCCATTTCAGGTCGTTTTTCAATACTTATTCCCCTTATCTGATCGTTTTTAGTGTTATTATACCTCAAATTTCGGTATAAAATTTATCTAATAACAATTAAGCTGGAGGGTATATTATGAAAGCAGCCTTTTATACAGAACATGGTAGTTATGAGAATATAAAAATAGGTATACTGCCTGATCCTCAGATAGATGAGAATGAGGTTCTTGTCAGAGTTAAAGCATTTTCTCTAAACCATTTAGATATATGGGTTATGGAAGGGATGTATCCTGCAGAAATTCCTATGCCGCACATCTTTGGTTCTGATGCTGCCGGTGTGGTTGAAAAAGTGGGAAAATGTGTAAAACATGTTAAACCAGGAGATAAAGTAATAGTATATCCGGGAATATCCTGTGGGGTATGTGAAAAATGCCTTTCCGGTCAGGATAATCTGTGTAACCAGTATTTCTTACTTGGTGTTCTGAATAACGGAGTTTCTGCTGAGTACGTTAAAGTTCCCGGGATAAATGTTTTTAAAATTCCTGATGACCTATCATTTGAAGAAGCTGCAAGCATAGGGATAACTTATACAACCATGTGGCATTCACTTGTTACCAGAAGCAATGTAAAGGCAGGAGATGTTGTTCTGATACACGGAGGTGGAAGTGGTGTAGGAACAGCAGGAATACAGATAGCAAAGATGTTCGGAGCAACAGTCATTACAACAGTAGGTGATGACTGGAAAGTTGAAAAAGCAAGGCAGATAGGTGCAGATTACATTGTCAATTACAAAAATCTTGATTTTGTGGATGCTGTAAAACAGATAACCGAAGGAAAAATGTGTGATATCGTTATAGACCATATAGGAAAGGAAACATTTCAAGGTTCCATTGAGTGTGCAAAAAGAGGAGGGTCTGTTGTTACATTTGGAGCAACCACAGGGGGAGAAGCAACTATTATTTTGAGGAAGATATTCGGTAAAAATCTGAGAATACACGGCGTATATATGGGAACAAAAGGAGAAGTAGCCCATTACTTACAATTTTTCCCTAATCCTTTAAAACCTGTAATTGATTCTGTTTTTGAGTTAGATAATGTTCAAGAAGCTTACAAAAAACTGTTAAGCAGACAGTTCTTTGGTAAAATTGTGGTTAAAATATGAATGAAATACTTAAGATTCAAGATCTTACTGTAAAGTTAAACGGAAGAGTTATCTTAGAAAATATTAATCTCAGCATAAGAAGGAAAGAAATTGTTGCCATTGTTGGTCCAAATGGAGGTGGAAAAACAACACTGATAAAGACAGCCTTAGGTCTGATAAAACCTACAGCCGGATATGTTGAGATACTGGGAACAACACCAGAGAAAGCTGTTAAAACAGGAAAGATAGGATACCTTCCCCAGAAAACTGACATTCCAAGGAACTTTCCTTTTTCAGTATTAGATATTGTGATGCTGGGTCTGGTAAATAAAAAACTCAGCAGAAGAGAAAAAGTAGAGCTGGCAGAAAAGTATATACAGTACGTTGGTATGAAAGGATATGAGAATCACCCTTTCAGCAAACTTTCAGGAGGACAACAGCAGAGAATATCGATTGCAAGGGTTCTTGTTTCTGACCCTGAGATAATCTTTTTAGATGAGCCATCAACTGGAGTAGATGTAGTTGCTCAGGAAAGCTTTTACGACTTTTTACAGAAGATAAGAGAAGAGAAAGGAATAACTGCTGTTATGGTTTCCCACGATATAGGTGTGGTCGGCAAGTTTGTAGATAAAGTTGCCGGGTTAAACAGATATTTGCATTACTACGGACACCCAAAGGACTTTTTCCAGAAACATATCCTTGAAAAGCTATACGGAACAGATGTAGAGCTAGTTGTCCATTCTCCCGAGTGTGTAGCCTGTGAACATTTTCATACAGAGTTTAAGGGAAAAAGATGATAGAACTACTTAGCATACCATTTATACAGAATGCTTTATTGGGAGGTATTATTCTTGCTGTTTTGCTTTCTGTACTGTCGCTATTTATATACCTGAAAAACTGGTCTTTTATAAATGTAGGGATATCACATGCTACATTTGGAGGGTTAGCTGTAGGATTTTATCTAGGTATCTCTCCAACACTGTTTGGAACTATTTTTGCCGTTATTACAGGCTTACTGATAGGATACATAAGCAGAAAAGGAGATATACATGAAGATATTTCCATAGGTATACTTTTTTCCATGTCTATGGCATTTGGTGTTATTGTTATCACCCTTTCTCCAAACTACAATGCAGACTTATTTACATTTTTGTTTGGTAATATACTTACTATCGGGAAAGAAGATATATATGTATTAATAGGTTTCACAATTTTATCCCTCGGATTTATAAAGCTCTTTTTCCACAAAATAATGTACTGCTGTTACAATGAAGAGGTAGCCTATACAAGTGGAATAAACACCTCTTTTTACTACTACTCTCTGATATTGATTATATCTGTAGCAACAGTTTTATCTGTTAAACTCGTAGGAGTCATATTGGCTTCTGCAATGATGATACTTCCTGCTGCATTTTCAAATCAGATATTCTGGCATTACAGAAAAATACTTATTTTTTCTATCATCTCGAGTATTTTTATGGTTGTAGCAGGCATATTTCTTTCTTTTTACTACGATCTGCCTTCAGGAGCTACCATTGTTCTCCTCTACTCTGTTTTATTTGGTATATTGGTTCTTGCAAAAAAATTTTCAGGTAGAAAATAAATGGGAATTGACAGATTTCTAGGAAAGGTTGATGGAGAACGTTTCATCCTTTCTGACGAAGAGTTTCACCATGCAAAAGTAAAAAGAGTAAAAAAAAACCAGCATATTGAGATAAACGATCTGAAAGGAAATATATACCTTGGGATCGTAGAAGATATAGGAAAAAAGTACATAAAAGGTAGAATATTAGAAAAACTATCGGCAGAGGAAGACGAGTTTTATCTTGAGCTTTTTCTGGGAATGCCAAACAGACTATCAAAAGTAGACGAGCTTATCGAACCGATCTCACAGTTAGGAGTCTCCTGTTTTATTCCTGTTATCACAAAAAATACAGCAGTAAAAGGAAAAGACATACTGAAAAAAATTCCTAAGTGGGAAAAAATCGCCCTTAACTCTATAAAACAGTGTAAAAGGCTTTTCCCTATAGAAATAAAAAAACCTGTTCATATCAAAGATATAAAAACAGACTCAGAAAAAAGAATCGTTTTTTATGAAAGAGAAAAAGAGTTCTCTCTAAAAAAAGAAAAAATATCAAAGATAAAAACTGTTTCTATTTTTATAGGAGCAGAAGGAGGAATAACAGAAGACGAAATCAGATTACTGAAAGAAAAAGGTTTTAAATCTGCCTCCCTTGGCAGATATACACTAAAAATGGAAATTGCTGTGATAACAGGAATTTGTCAGGTAAATTTTGTTTACAGATAGTATAATTTATTAACTAAATTAAGTTTAGGGGTGAGGTATGGCTTATCCAGTTCACAGACTTAGAAGATTAAGGAAAAACGAAAATATAAGAAGACTCGTAAGGGAAAACTCTGTATCTGTTGATGACCTTATATATCCTATTTTTATTGAGGAAGGAGAAAATATAAAAAAAGAGATTCCTTCCATGCCGGGAATACACAGGTGGTCACTTGACAGAATAAATGAGGAGCTTGATGAGGTATCAAAATTAGGTATACCTGCTGTTCTCCTTTTTGGAATACCTGCTCACAAAGATCAGGTAGGAAGCGAAACATGGAATGAAGAAGGTATAATACAGAGAGCCATAAGACATATAAAAAAGAACTACCCTGAGCTTTATGTCATTACAGATGTGTGTTTTTGCGAGTATACAGAACACGGACACTGTGGAGTCCTTCACGGTCATGATGTAGCAAACGAACCGACATTAGAAAATACAAGGAAACAGGTAGTATCCCATGCGCAGGCAGGTGCCGATATGGTTGCACCTTCAGGAATGATGGATGGAGTTGTTAAAACAATCAGAGAAGCATTAGATGAAGCAGGCTATACAGATATACCGATAATGGCTTACTCTGCTAAATATGCTTCTTCTTATTACGGTCCCTTCAGGGATGCTGCCGATTCTGCTCCTGCTTTTGGAGACAGAAGAACATACCAGATGGATCCTGCAAACAGAAGAGAAGCTCTTAGAGAGGTTTCATTTGACATAGAAGAAGGGGCAGACATAGTAATGGTTAAACCTGCCCTTGCCTACCTTGATATAATTAGTGATATAAAAAATGAGTTTAAACTTCCTGTTGCTGCGTATAACGTCAGTGGTGAGTATTCAATGGTAAAAGCTGCTGGAAAATTAGGATGGATTGACGAAAATAAAGTTATGATGGAAACTGTTCTCTCTATGAAAAGGGCAGGAGCAGATATAATAATAACTTACCATGCCAAAGAGATAGCAAAAATACTGAAAGGATTACAATGAGAAAATCAAATCTGATGAAGTACTACATAATAGGTCTTACATTAATATCATTTACAGCCCTTTTTCTATCCCTTAATTCCTCAGGGGATGTAAAACAGTTAAAACAAAAACTTTCCCAGAAAGATGAAATTATCACACAGCTAAAAAAACAGATCCAAGAAAAAGATAAGAAGATACAGGAACTTTCACAGGAAAAAGAAGCACTTGTGGAAAAACTGAAAATAATAGAAGAAAAGATAAAAAAGGCAAACAAAACACTCAAAAGAAAAGGTATAAGAATAAGGCTTCCTCAGGGTGGTAGATTTATTCCTGCTGAGGAAGGGAAAAAACTACAGCTTTATGCAGACAGCCTCGACAAAAATATAGATAAGCTCCTCAAAGTAATGGCAGATGTTCCTATAGGAGTTCCTTTATACGGCAGAATAACATCAAGATTTGGATACAGAAGAGATCCATTTAATGGTAGGAGAGCTTTTCACTCAGGTATAGACCTTAGAGCCAGATACAAACAGCCTGTTTTTGCCACAGCGAATGGGTATGTGGAATTTGCAGGCTGGTCTTCTGGCTATGGGAAGCTTGTTATTATAAGACACAAATATGGTTACAAAACGTACTACGGACATCTTGCCAAAATCAGAGTAAAAAAGGGGAGATGGGTGAAAGC from Persephonella hydrogeniphila harbors:
- a CDS encoding cytochrome b → MEMEKKGGFMEWLDKRLAINALWRVLMSEYYLPKNINWLWSSGVLTILVFVILVVSGIFVLMYYKPDAKLAFDSVNKTIMMDVAYGWVFRHTHAVAASIMFLVLFVHMGRGIYYGSYKAPREVLWVTGFILFVLMAATAFTGYLLPWGQMSYWAAQTITTLFSKIPFIGPDLVIWIRGNYIVEDATLTRFFALHVTLLPALILVFTAVHLYALRIVGSNNEDGIPMTKEEKKEKGIPFWPVFMSKEYFVMSLFLLFFFYLVFFNYNFAMDPINFQPADYLQTPPHIYPEWYFLAFYEVLRGFFFSQNLGLIAFVLSMFIPLFLPWLDRSPYPYVSGKHRPMFKVLWWIFVADFIALTVLGKLPPTGLFAWMGFVTSIIYFIFFLALPIISAIEKKKAVSGGGQ
- a CDS encoding c-type cytochrome, whose product is MKEFKIFLVIAVIVGITYWGIEPLAHSIMHKHIEEAIHKYNLPDYEFSDLGGTPPLDGDAAKGKEAFKMFCTSCHGLKADGINPPMDPKTAAASFGVVPPDLSNVASYTSEKFLYHFIKDPAKASEFKKIAMPPMGLNDEQIADIIAYLKSTAKKVEGAELLKEACGRCHGAKYQKIYAQTPPENLKKYLGKVPPDLSIIMKAKGEHYLVAFINRPQALLPGTSMPRVGLNKEATEELMKYLDEISDPHKEQRQKVGIIVLAYMLVMVGLTYAWKKKIWKNIH
- the secF gene encoding protein translocase subunit SecF, translating into MRNFLETPPNIDFLRIKKQGYILSTVLVIASLIIIFTKGFNLGLDFTGGTSIQIRFIDKVDIAELRAALRTVKLEDSLIQAIGTEGVEYEIRVSLKKGKSSEIVQKVKKALKEKFGDKFEIRKIDYIGAVVGEELRKASVYSIVAVLIAILLYVGYRFEPVFAIGAVIPLFHDAIITLGIFSLIGEEVNLSVIAAILTVLGYSLNDTIIIFDRIRENIKLRGKKNLLQLVNQSINENLSRTIITSGTTLFSVLALYLFGGESLKGFSLALLIGIIFGTYSSIYVASPLVVDLERYIRGKKTSGEKTAKAT
- the secD gene encoding protein translocase subunit SecD, whose protein sequence is MKNDLKWKLIVIFAITVAAIYIVLSKPVKLGLDLQGGMSIILEVDVEHVIKTQYKQLAQDIKKKLKENHIDVLSVKVDQDKILISLLDPTHIDKAYKIIKDSFPQVDIDTSDGMIKVSFSQWELNRIKKLTVQQAVETIRNRIDEFGKLNANVSKLGERRILVEIPGVVDPERAKAIIGRTAQLELLEVVDSAFSKEELLKRYPEIPPGTRIIEGVPEKINGQTVKEWFLVKDTPIVTGSELKDARASVDSRGKPAVNFELTDEGAEKFGEATAKMIGKRIAIVLDNKVVSAPVVRSRISKSGQITGDFTPEEAADLAVVLRAGALPAPVKILEERVIGPTLGKDSIEKTLKAGIFALILVGLFMIWRYAISGFISVIALLFNGLLLWAAMVFLDVTLTLPGIAGIILNIGMAVDANVIIFERIKEELKRGRTLRVALEEGFKRAWDAILDAQITTLIAAFVLFQFGTGPLKGFAATLSIGTVTSIFTALFVTKVFLDIVLGGKKSLKYAF
- a CDS encoding zinc-binding dehydrogenase yields the protein MKAAFYTEHGSYENIKIGILPDPQIDENEVLVRVKAFSLNHLDIWVMEGMYPAEIPMPHIFGSDAAGVVEKVGKCVKHVKPGDKVIVYPGISCGVCEKCLSGQDNLCNQYFLLGVLNNGVSAEYVKVPGINVFKIPDDLSFEEAASIGITYTTMWHSLVTRSNVKAGDVVLIHGGGSGVGTAGIQIAKMFGATVITTVGDDWKVEKARQIGADYIVNYKNLDFVDAVKQITEGKMCDIVIDHIGKETFQGSIECAKRGGSVVTFGATTGGEATIILRKIFGKNLRIHGVYMGTKGEVAHYLQFFPNPLKPVIDSVFELDNVQEAYKKLLSRQFFGKIVVKI
- a CDS encoding metal ABC transporter ATP-binding protein; translated protein: MNEILKIQDLTVKLNGRVILENINLSIRRKEIVAIVGPNGGGKTTLIKTALGLIKPTAGYVEILGTTPEKAVKTGKIGYLPQKTDIPRNFPFSVLDIVMLGLVNKKLSRREKVELAEKYIQYVGMKGYENHPFSKLSGGQQQRISIARVLVSDPEIIFLDEPSTGVDVVAQESFYDFLQKIREEKGITAVMVSHDIGVVGKFVDKVAGLNRYLHYYGHPKDFFQKHILEKLYGTDVELVVHSPECVACEHFHTEFKGKR
- a CDS encoding metal ABC transporter permease; translated protein: MIELLSIPFIQNALLGGIILAVLLSVLSLFIYLKNWSFINVGISHATFGGLAVGFYLGISPTLFGTIFAVITGLLIGYISRKGDIHEDISIGILFSMSMAFGVIVITLSPNYNADLFTFLFGNILTIGKEDIYVLIGFTILSLGFIKLFFHKIMYCCYNEEVAYTSGINTSFYYYSLILIISVATVLSVKLVGVILASAMMILPAAFSNQIFWHYRKILIFSIISSIFMVVAGIFLSFYYDLPSGATIVLLYSVLFGILVLAKKFSGRK
- a CDS encoding RsmE family RNA methyltransferase, with protein sequence MGIDRFLGKVDGERFILSDEEFHHAKVKRVKKNQHIEINDLKGNIYLGIVEDIGKKYIKGRILEKLSAEEDEFYLELFLGMPNRLSKVDELIEPISQLGVSCFIPVITKNTAVKGKDILKKIPKWEKIALNSIKQCKRLFPIEIKKPVHIKDIKTDSEKRIVFYEREKEFSLKKEKISKIKTVSIFIGAEGGITEDEIRLLKEKGFKSASLGRYTLKMEIAVITGICQVNFVYR
- the hemB gene encoding porphobilinogen synthase, with protein sequence MAYPVHRLRRLRKNENIRRLVRENSVSVDDLIYPIFIEEGENIKKEIPSMPGIHRWSLDRINEELDEVSKLGIPAVLLFGIPAHKDQVGSETWNEEGIIQRAIRHIKKNYPELYVITDVCFCEYTEHGHCGVLHGHDVANEPTLENTRKQVVSHAQAGADMVAPSGMMDGVVKTIREALDEAGYTDIPIMAYSAKYASSYYGPFRDAADSAPAFGDRRTYQMDPANRREALREVSFDIEEGADIVMVKPALAYLDIISDIKNEFKLPVAAYNVSGEYSMVKAAGKLGWIDENKVMMETVLSMKRAGADIIITYHAKEIAKILKGLQ
- a CDS encoding M23 family metallopeptidase, with amino-acid sequence MRKSNLMKYYIIGLTLISFTALFLSLNSSGDVKQLKQKLSQKDEIITQLKKQIQEKDKKIQELSQEKEALVEKLKIIEEKIKKANKTLKRKGIRIRLPQGGRFIPAEEGKKLQLYADSLDKNIDKLLKVMADVPIGVPLYGRITSRFGYRRDPFNGRRAFHSGIDLRARYKQPVFATANGYVEFAGWSSGYGKLVIIRHKYGYKTYYGHLAKIRVKKGRWVKAGTVIGYAGSTGRSTGVHLHYEIRRYGKLVNPLRLLYLNRTNSF